The following DNA comes from Alienimonas californiensis.
CGTTCGTCGCCGCGGAACTGGCCCGGCGGTTCGCCCGCTCCGTGCAGCGGATTCACTGGGATCGGCTGGTCACGGAGAGCCGCCTCAACGGCATCCCGAACGCCAGCCCGCACCTGATCGCCTTCTCCACCCTGCCGGATCACGTGCTGATGATGCAGCGCGTCGGGTTCGCCGGCCGTGGGCGGCCCGTCGCCCTGCTGCCCGCGCCGCGGCGGGACCGCAGCGCCGGCGCCGCCCCCCTGCCCTCCTCTGAGGACGAAGACTCCGACGACCCCGCCGCACAGTTCGACGGCCGGGTGTACTACGGGGCGCCCGCGTCGATCGCCGCCGCCGCGGTGCTGGACGAGGGGGAACTGCAACTCAGCGCCCAACCCAAGACCGGCTACGACCGCCCCACGCTGCTCGACCGCGGTCTGGTCGTGGTGGAGACGGCCCCGGTGGACATCCCCGCCGGGCACGCGGCGGTCATCCGGGGCGAGGTGAAGATCAGCGGCCCGATCCTCGGTAACGGCGAGGGCGTGACCGTGCACGACAGCTGGGCCGAAGAACTGGGCGGCCTCCGCTGGACCGGCGAAGAACCGGCGTTCGAAGCGGAGGGGAACGACGGCTGGGCCCCCTTCATCCTGATCCGCCCGCTCCCGCCCGCCCCGGACCGCACGCCGCGGGCGAACCCGGACGGAACGCGGCCGATCACCGTGACCTTCGGCCTGCACGGCGTGGGCGTCGCCCGGTTCCGCGGCGTCACGGTGGAGGCGGCGAACCTGTCGCTCGCCAGCCCCGTCGAGGAAGCGCCAGAACCAGTTCCGGCGCCGATGCCGCGTCTGCTCGACCGCCTCGGCGGAGCCCTGCGGCGGTTCTGACCCGTGTTGTGAGCCCGAAGCGCAAGCGAGGGGCGCGACCGGCGATCGACCGATCCCCGGCCGCGCAGATCGGCCGCGTCACCCGCCTCGCTTGCGCGTCGGGCTCACAACGGGTCCCCCGCCCCGCGGCTACTTCGCCGCGGCCTTTTTCCGCTTCGGGGCGGCCTTTTTGGCGGCGGTCGATTTCTTGGAGGCCTTCTTGCGGCCGCCGCCCTTGGCCTCCTTCTCGGCGATCAGGCGGACGGCCTCGTCCATGGACAGGTCCTTCGGATCGGCGTCCTTGGGCAGCGTCGCGTTCGTTTTGCCGTGCTTCACGTAGGGGCCGTACTTGCCCTCGAAGATCTGCACCGGCTTGCCGTCCTTGGGGTGCTCGCCGAGGTCCTTCAGCGGGTCCGGGGCGGCCCGCTTCTTGGACTGTTTGAGCATCGCCTCCGCGACCTCCAGGGTCACGTCGAACACGTTGTAGGCTCGGCCCTCGTGCTCGAAGGTGTGGGATTTCTTGTCAAAATTGCCGTACTTCTTGTTGTGGAGCACGTACGGCCCGTACGGGCCGACGCCCACCTTCACGACCAGGCCGTCCTCGCTGTGATGGCCCAGTCGACGGGGCAGCGCCAGCAGGGCGGCGGCTTCCTCGGCCGTAATCCGGTCCGCTTCGAGAAACTTGGGGATGCTGGACCGCTTCGGCTTCGGCCGCTCGTCAGTCGCCTCGCCGAGTTGCACGTACGGGCCGTACGGCCCGCTTTTGACATACATCTCCAGCCCCTCGTCGGGATGCACGCCCAGCGACTGCGGGCCGCGGCGCTTCTCCTCGATCAGTCGCTCGGCCAGTTCGTCGTTGAGGTCCGCCGGGGCCACGTCCGCCGGCAGGCTCGCGGTGAACTTCTGGCCGTCGAGTTCCGCCTCGAAGTACGGTCCGTAGCGGCCGACCCGCACGTCCGGGGTGACGTTGTCCAACCGCAGGGTGCAGGCGTCCCGGGGGTCGATGCTCTCCTCCTTGACCTTCACCTGCCGGTCCAGGCCCTGCTCGCCCTTGTAGAACTTCTCCAGGTAGGGCAGTCGCTTGCCTTTGCCGTCGGCGATCTCGTCGAGCTGGCTCTCCATCTGGGCGGTGAACTGGTAGTCCACCAGATTGGGAAAGTTCCGTTCCAGCAACCGGTTCACCGCCAACGCGGTGAAGGTCGGGACGAGCTGGTTGCCCTGCTTCTCCGCGTAGCCCCGGTCCTGAATCGTGCTGAGGATGCTGGCGTAGGTGCTCGGCCGGCCGATGCCTTCGGCTTCGAGCCGCTTCACCAGGCTGGCCTCGGTGTAGCGGGCGGGCGGCTTGGTTTCGTGCTTCACGGCCTCCAGGGGGACCGGCTGCGGGCCGGGCAGCAGGGCGAGCGAATCGCCCTCGGCGAGCTTGGGCAGCAGCGAATCCTGGTCGTCCAGCGCCTCGGCCGGGTCGTCGGAGCCTTCCACATAGGCCCGCAGGAAGCCGGGGAAGTCGATCCGCTTGCCGGTGGCCCGGAAGGTCAGCGGGGTCGATTTGTCCCCGCCGGTCGGGGCGGCGTCGATCAGGACCGTCTGGAAGGTGAACTGGGCCTCGGCCATCTGGCAGGCGACAGTCCGCTTCCAAATTAGGTCGTACAGCTTGCCCTCGGCACCGTGCAGGCCGATTTCCTTCGCGGTCTGCATCTTCGTACCGGCGGGGCGGATCGCCTCGTGGGCCTCCTGGGCTCCCTTGGCCTTCCCCTTGAACGTGCGGGGCGAGGGGCTGAGGAAGTTGTCGCCGTAACGCTTCTTGACGGTCTCCCGGGCGGCCGTGGTGGCCTCGCCGGAGAGGTTCACGCTGTCGGTCCGCATGTAGGTGATGTGCCCGTCCTCGTACAGCCGCTGGGCGGTCTGCATGGTGCGGCGGGCGGTCATCCCCAGCTTGCGGTTCGCCTCCTGCTGGAGGGTGCTGGTCGTGAACGGCGGGTAGGGCTTCCGGGTGGACTGCCGCTCCTCGACGCTTTTCACCCGCCAGTTCGCCCCGCGCTTCAGCACGTCGGCGATGCGGGTGGCCTCGGTTTGGTCGAGGTGGGTGACGTCCGCGTTCGGCTTGAGCCGGCCGGTCGTTTCGTCGAAGTCCCGGCCGCTGGCGACGCTTTTGCCGGCGGCCTCGGTGAGGGTGGATTCGATCGAGATCTCGTCCCCGGCCTTGCCCAGTCGGGCCGCGAGGTCCCAGTACTCGGAGCTGCGGAAGGCGAGCCGTTCCATCTCCCGCTCGGTGAGCATCCGCACCGCGACGCTCTGCACGCGGCCGGCGGACAGGCCGCTGCTGATTTTTTTCCACAGCAGCGGGGAGAGGGTGTAGCCGTAGAGCCGGTCGAGAATCCGGCGGGTCTCCTGCGCCTCGACGAGGTCGGTGTCCAGCGCCCGGGTGTGGCCGACGGCCTTCTGAATGGCGTCCTTGGTGATCTCGGAGAACACCATCCGCTTGACCGGGACTTTCGGCTTGAGCAGTTGGATGAGGTGCCAGCCGATCGATTCGCCCTCGCGGTCTTCGTCCGTCGCGATCAGGAGCTCTTTGGCGCCCTTCATGGCGTCTTTGAGTTCGGTGACGCGTTTTTTCTTGTCGGCGGAGACGATGTAGAGCGGCTCGAAGTCCTTCTCCGTGTTCACGCCGAGGGTCGCCCAGGGCTCGCCCTTGACCGCCTTGGGAACCTCGGCGGCCTTGCCGGGCAGGTCGCGGACGTGCCCGAAACTGGCGAGAACCTTGTAGTCGGAGCCCAGAAAGCCCTGAATCTTCTTGGCCTTCGCCGGGGACTCGACGATGACGAGAGTGTGGCCGGCCAAGAGGTTCGTCCGTGAAGAGGGGGAGCGGGGCGGCGGGGCGAGATCGGCGGCGGAAGCGGTGGGGACGCCGGCTGCCTTGTCGGGCCGAATCGGGCGTCCTTATCATGCGCCGCTTCGGACCGGCCCCCGCCGGGCGGTCCGACGGGCCGGCATCGTTAGGCCGGCCCGAATCGACTGTCAAGCAGATTGGCGTCGAACCCCAAGAGTACCGCCGACCACTTCCCCGGGATCGCCCCGGCGTCGCCCCCCGGAATTCCGGGTCGGGCCGGCGTCGCGCCGGCGCCGCCGCACGGACTGCCCAAAGGCTCACATGGCCTCCCCGTTCGAGATTTTTCGCCGCAACCAGTGGCTCGTCGTGGCCCTGTTCGGGCTCAGCATCTTCGCCTTCATCCTGCTGGACCCGCTGTCCAGCGGCGGGGGCGATAACGGTCTGTTTCCCATCGTGCTGGGCGTGCTGCTGGGCGGGGTCGCCGCCTGGCTGATCTCCAACACCACCGGCCGCGCCGCCGTCATGTGGGCCGCCGCCGGCGCCGTCGCCGGCGGACTGTTCGTCGGTCTGTCCGGCAACTTCTTCGGCGGCGACGTCGCCGTCCGGACCACCGAGGGCGACCTCTCCCGCAACGACCTGTACGAACTCCAGCGGCGGAACCAGATCGCCAACCAGTTCTTCGTGGGACTGAAGGACAAGCTGGAAGAACGCGAGCCGGAGAACGAGCAGCTCGCCCAGACGCCCCCGCCGAACTTCAACTACGTCGGCGTGCGGTCCGACCCCTTCGGGTTCCGCCAGTTCCGGAACGTCCTCAGCGAGTTCGACCCCAACGCCCCGGAGGAGTTCGGCCTGGTGTTCGCCTACCTGCTCGGCCAGGAGGCCGACGAGGCGGGGCTGGAGATCTCCGACGATTACGTCAATGAATTCATCAAGTCGTACTACGGCGTCTCCCCGACGCGGGAAGAGTTCCGCGACCTCCGCACCCGGCTGGGCGTGGGCGAAACCGACCTGTTCGACGCCATCCGGGCGGAGCTGCGGCACCGGCGGATGTTCGAACTGCTGGCCCCCAGCCCGACCTCCCTGCCCACCGACGCCTGGGAACTGTACCGCCAACTGAACCAGTCTGCGGACGTCGCCTACGTCGAACTGCCGGCGGACGCGTTCGTCGCCGGCGTCGCCGAGCCCAGCGACACGGAGGTCTCCCAACTGTTCGACGAGTACCGCGCCCAGCAGCCGGACCCCTCCACGGGGCTCGGCTTCATGCGGCCGGCTCAGATCTCGCTGGGTTACCTCACGGTCGACCGCGACGCCGTGCAGAAGTCCGTCCCCGCCACCACCGAGGAAGAGGTTCGGGAGTACTACGAGGCCAACAAGACGGCGTTCCGCAATCCGGCCTACCTCGATTGGCTCGCCGAGCAGCGGCAGCTGGAGAACCAGACCGAGATGGACAGCCTGCTCGAAGGCGACGCCGGCCCGGGCCTGCCGACTCTCTCCCCGGACGGCCCCGCCGACGGTCCCGCCATGCCCGCGGAAACCCCGACGCCCGAATCGACGGACGAACCGCAGCCGCAGCCGGAACCGGCCGACGAACCGGCCGGCGAGCCCGCCATGACCGCCCCGGCCGACGAGCCGGCCCCCGCGGAGCCTGCCGCCCCGGCCCCGACGCTGGCGGGCGGCGACGACGCCGCGGAGCCGGTCGCGACCGGCGAGAGCGACGAACCGGCCATGACGCCGGCCGCCGAACCGCAGCCCGAGGAACCGTCCTCCGAAAAACCGGCCCCGGCAGAGCCGAAGACCGAGGAGCCGACCTCTGAGGAACCGACGAGCGAGGAGCCGGAGTCCGGTGAGGGAGAAGAGGAGCCGGAGTCCGGTGAGGGAGAAGAGGAGAGCGCCGCCGCGATGACGGCGTTCCAGGCCGAAGGCTTTGCCTCGCTGCCGCTCGACCCGCAGGAGGAGAACGGCGAACAGCCCCCCGCCGGCGAGGGCGAGGAAGCCGACGCCGAGACCGCCGCGGACAAGCTGAAGGCCGAAGCCGACGCGCCGGAATCCGAGCAACCGCCCGCCGAGCCGGCGATGACGGAGGAGCCCGCGGACGCCCCCGCCGAAACGCCGGCCGCCGAGCAGCCGCCCGCGGAGGAAGAGGGTTCGACCGAGGAACCTGCCGCCGAACCGGCGATGACGGAGCAACCCGCCGACGCCCCGGCGGACTCGCCCGCCGCCGGCGCCGACGCGCCCCCCGCCCCGGCCGCGGAGCCCGCCGCCGAGGAGCCGGCCGAAGGCGCCGACGCCCCGCCGACGCCGACCCGCGAAAAGCCGGAGGAGTTCCTCCCGCTGGACGCCGAACGCATCGCGGAGATCCGCGAACGCCTGCAGCGGGAGGCCGTCTCCGAGGAGATGACCCGCCGCATCGACGCCGCCCGCGACTTCATGTTCGTGGTGGGCGAGGAAGTCTGGTCCGAGGTTCCCGATCCCACGGCCCCGGCCGCGGAGGTGTCCGAGGCGGATGCTGAGAAGCTCCGCACCGCCGCCCGGGCGAAGATCGCGGAGCGGATGGAGACCTACGCCAAGGAGAACGGCCTGACCTACAAGCGCCTGCCGTTCCTGGGCCTTAACGAGTTGGTCGACGGGGACTACCCGGTCGGCACCGCGGAGATCCCCGGCAGCGCCCAGTCCGGCCAGCCGCAACTGGCGATCGCCCCGCTGCTGGGCAACTTCCGCACGCCGCTGTTCAACGACGTGCGGATCGGCGAGACGCAGGACGGCTCCGCCCTGTACGCCATCTGGAAGGCCGACCAGCGGCTCCCCGCGGAGCAGGAACTGCGCGACGAGGGCGTGCGGGAGGCCGTCGTCGCCGCGATCAAACGGCAGAAGGCCGGCGAAGCCGCCGCCGCCCGGGCTGACGAACTCGCCAAGCAGGCCTCCGCCGAGGGCAAGACCCTCCAGCAGGTCGTCGAGGGGAAAACCGTCACCGGCAAGGAGGGCGGCGATCCGCTGGTGGTGAAGCAGACCGGTCCGTTCCGCCGGCTGCGGGTCAACCGCCCGACCGGCTTCGAGGCCTTCCTGTCCGGCCCCAGCCCGGTTCGCAACCCGGTCCCGACGTTCGAGGAGGAGCCCGCCTCCGAGGAGTTCCTCGACGCCGCGTTCGACGAACTCGCCCCCGGCGAGGCGGCCGGCGTGCCCGGCTTCCGCCCGGGTCGCTCCTACACCGTGGAGCTGCAAAGCCGCGAACCGTCCGACGAGCGCCTCTCGGACCTGTACGAGACCTTCCTGGCGGAGGCCGCCGCCGAGCCCGGCCTCTACCGGCAAGCCGGAAACGAGGAACGCCGCGTCGCCCTGGAGGCGTTCATCAACGGGTTGTTCGAGAAGTACGGCGTCGACCGCGGGGCGATCGCGGCGATGGACCCGGAGAACTGAGCCGGCACCGGCTCCCGCCCCAACGCGTTCCCGTCCCAACGTCCCCCCGCGTGAGTACGTACCGCCCCGCATGACCGTCGCCGCAGCGTCCCCCGCCCCCGCCGCCGAGTCTCCCGCCCCGGTCGCCGGGTCGGGGGCGATGATCGAGGCGAACGGACTGTCGAAGTTCTACGGCCCGTTCGCCGCGGTGCGGGACGTCTCCTTCGCCGTGCCGCAGGGGCAGGTCTGCGCCTTCCTCGGCCCGAACGGGGCGGGCAAGAGCACGACGATGCGGATGCTGACTGGGTTTCTCGCCCCCAGCGCCGGCACGGCACGGGTGGGCGGGTTCGACGTGGCGGAGGACCGTATCCCCGCCGCCCGGACCCTCGGCTACCTGCCGGAGAACGGGCCGCTGTACCAGGAGATGAGCCCCGCCGGGTTCCTCAGCTACGTCGGCAAGGCCCGCGGGTTGGCTGCCGACCGGCTGAAAGCCCGGGCGGAGTACGTCAAGGAGGCGTGCAGCCTGGGTCCGGTCTGGGGCAAGCCGATCGCCAAGCTGTCCCGCGGCTACCGCCAGCGGGTCGGGATGGCCCAGGCGCTGCTCCACGACCCCAGCGTGCTGATCCTCGACGAACCGACCGGCGGGCTCGACCCGAATCAGGTGGCCGGCGTCCGGGAGCTGATCGGCCGGTTGCGGGGCGAGGGCAAAACGCTGCTGATCTCCACCCACATCCTCCGCGAGGTGCGGGCCGTCTGCGACCGCGTGCTGCTGATCAGCGCCGGCCGGTTGGTGTTCGACGGCCCCGCCGACGAACTGGCCGGCAGCGAGGAGGAGATGGAGGCGAAGTTCCGCGAACTCACCGCCAAGCCGGCCTAGGCCCGCGGGGGGCGTGAGCCCTCTGTGTCAGTGTGTGGCTGCGAGGACACGGAGGGCTGACGCCCACCGCTCGCCGAACGAATCATTGATGACTTTCTGATCCCATGAGCACGCTCCTCACCGCCCTCCTGCTGCCCGCGGTCCTCGCCGCCGTGGGGTTCGTGATCCTTCGGTTCGTCGTCAGTCCGGCGTTGCGGGCGGTGTTCTGGCGGACCTTCGCCGGGTACTTCAGCGGGGTGCTAGGCTACCTGTTCATCGTGGCCTTTACGGTCGCGGCGAGCCTGATGGCCTTCAACACGACCTTCTTCGCGGCGAACCTCGCCACGCTGGACCAGCTCAGCGCCGGGTTCCCGGTCCTGCTGCTGTTTTTGGTCCCCGCGATCACGATGACGGCCTGGGCGGACGAGCGGAAACTCGGCACGGACGAGTTGCTGTTCACCCTGCCGGCCAAGGAGGTCGACGTGCTGCTGGGCAAGTACCTGGCGACGCTGGCCGTCTATACGGTGGCCCTACTGTTCAGTCTGACGAACCTGCTGGTGTTGTGGGCGATCGGCACGCCGGACCCGGGGCCGATCTTCACGACGTATCTCGGTTACTGGCTGGTCGGGGCGGCGCTGTGCGCGATCGGGGTCCTGTGCAGTTCGCTGACGGCCAGCCCGGCGGTCGCCTTCGTGCTGGGGGTGGCGGCCTGTGCGATCCCCGTGTTCGTGGGCGACCTGCCGGCGAACGCCTTCGGGATCTCGCTGCCGAGCGGGTTCTTCCAGTCGCTCAGCGTGCCGGAGCAGTTCCGCGACTTCACGCTGGGCCTCGTGCCGCTGGGCGGGGTCGTGTACTTCCTCAGCCTGGCGGCGTTTTGCCTGTATGCCAACCACGTCGTCATCCGCCGCCGGCTGTGGGCCGGGCGGCGGGCGGGGATGGGTTGGCAGTACGCGGTGCGGACGGTCAGCCTCGCCCTGCTGCTGATTGCGCTGAACGTCCTCGCCGGCCGCACCACCGCCCGGGCGGACCTGACGGCGGACAACGTCTACACCCTCGCCCCCGTCACCAAAACGGCGCTGAGCGAAGTCAGCGCCGACCGCCCCGTCACCGTGCAGGCCTTCGTCTCCCCGGAGGTGCCGAGGGCGTATGCGTCGATCCGCAAGCAACTGGTCGGCCTGCTGCGGGAGTTCGACCGCCGCGGCGGGGACCGCGTGACGGTGCGGATCGTGGAGACCGAACCGTTCTCCGACGCCGCCGAGGACGCCCGGGCCTTCGGCATCGAACCGCGGGAGGTCGTCACCGTCCGCGACGGCCGGGCCGTGACGGACAGCGTGTTCCTCGGCCTGGTCGTGACCGGCCCCGGCGACGAGGTGGTCGTGCCGTTCGTCGGCCCCGGGGCGCTGCCGGAGTACGAACTGACCCGCTCCGTCCGCACCGTCTCCGGGGAGAAGCGCCTCACCGTGGGCGTGCTGCGGACCGACGCGAACCTGATCGGCGGCCAGGGCGACTGGCAGATCGTCCGGGAACTCGAACTGCAGTACGACGTGCAGCCCGTCAGCCCGGACGGCCCGATCGACGCGGACAAGTACGACGTGCTGCTCGCCGTCGCCCCCTCCAGCCTCGAGGAGGAACAGGCGGCGAACTTCCTGAGCTACGTCGAAAGCGGCAAGCCGGTCTTGATCTTCGACGACCCGTACCCGCTGACGCTGAACCCGTCCGGGACGATCTCCAACGCCCCCCGCCTGCCCAAGCCGAGTCCGGGGGGGATGATGGGGATGTTCAACCAACAACAGCCCGTCCCCAAGGCGGACGACGGCCGGCTGACCCGCATTCTGGACGCCCTCGGCCTGCGTTGGCCGAACGACGTGATCGTCTACGACCCGTACAACCCGTACCCGGAGTTCGGCGATCGGGTGACGGACGAGTATCTGTTCGTCCGCGATCGGGAGGACACGCCGGAGGTCGCCGAGCTGAACCCCGACAGCCCGATCACCGCGGGGCTCGACCAACTGCTCCTCTTCTACGCCGGCCCGGTCTCCCCGGCCGACGGCGGCGAGAAGGGCTTCACCCCCCTGCTGACGACCGGCCCCGGCGGCGGGACGATCGAGTGGGACGAGTTCGCCCGGGCTAGCTTCGACCCGTTCGCCGGCGGGCAGGTGTTCGTGCCGAACCGCGATCCGCAGGGCCAGCCCACGCCCCAGCCCAGCGTGCTCGCCGCCCGCGTGCAGCGGCCGGCCGAGGGCGACGAGAAGGGCGTGAACGCGGTGTTCGTGGGCGACGTGGACATGATCTCCGACCTGTTCTTCGCCCTGCGGGACGATCCGAACGCGCTGGAGCAGGGTCTGGCGTTCGACAACATCGCCTTCGTCCTGAACGCGGTGGACGTGCTGGCCGGGGAGGACGCCTTCCTGCCGCTGCGGCGCCGCCGGGCCGACCGCCGCACGCTGACCGCCGTGGAGGCCGCCACCGCCCGGTTCCTCGAGGATCAGCGGGAGAAGACCGAGGCCGCCCAGAAAGCCCTGGACGAAGCCGTCGACGCCGCCCGCAACCGCTTCGATAAGGAACGCGAGGCGCTGGAAGCCCGAGACGACCTCTCCCCCCAAGCGAAGGCCCAACTGCTGGACGCCGCCGAGCGCGAGGAGCAGCGCCGGCTGGCGATCGAGGAGGAGCGCCAGAACCAGGCGCTCCGCCAGGCGGTGAAGCGGGCGGAGGACGAAAAGGAGCGCCGCGTCGCCGCCGCCGAGGGCCGTTTCCGGGCCTACGCCGTCGCCCTGCCCCCGATCCCCGCGGTGGCGCTGGGGCTGTTCGTCCTGCTCGTCCGGTTGCTGAAGGAGCGCCGCGACCTCGACCCGGAACGGGTCGTGTAGGGTCCGCTCCGCGGACCGTCTGAAACCCGTTCAGAGCCCCCAGAGAACGGTCCGCAGAGCGGACCCCACGCCCGATGACCGAAACCGCCCGCACCGCCGCCTTCGCCGCCGTCGCGGCCGTCGCCGTCGCGTTCGCCGCGATCCTCTCCTGGCCCGGCCCCACGCCCGAGACCGCCGGCTTCGAGCAGGTCGGCACGCCGTTCTTCACCGCCTTCGAGACGAACGCCGGCGACTCCGCCGGCAACCTGTCGAAGATCGGCCGATTCACGATCACGGCCTTCGACGCGGACACCGGCGCGATCCAGGACTTCCGCATCCGGCGGGACGAGGAGACCGGCCTGTACGGCATCGCCCCCTACGACTACCCGGCCGAGGCCGCGGAGCAGTTGGCGGAGATCGCCTCGGCCCTCGGTTCGGTCGAACGCACCGCCCTGCAGAGCCGGCGGGCGTCGGACTGGGCGGACCTCGGCGTGGTCGACCCGGCCAGCGAGGACGTCGCCCAGTTGGAGGGCCGCGGCCTGCGGATCGAAGTCCTCGGCGACGACGGCAATACGCTGGCGGACCTGATCGTCGGCAAGGCCGTCGAGGGTCGCGACGGCTACTTCTACGTCCGCGAGCCGCGGGACGACAGCACCTACATCGTCCAACTGGCGAACCTGGACCTGTCGGCCTCCTTCGTCGACTGGATCGACCCGAAGGCGCTGGAGGACGTCGAACCGGCCGAACTCCGCCGGATCACGGTCCCGGACGAAACGGTCGACCCGCAGTCCGGCGAGCTGGTCTCCGGCGACCCGCTGGTTCTCTCCCGCGACGGCTCCGCCGGCGACTGGACTGCCGCCGATCCGCCGGCCGGCAAGAGCGTCGACCAGGCGAAGGTGAATCAGATCGCCAGCGCCGCCTCGGGTCTGATGATCGTCGGCGTGCGGCCCAAGCCGGCCGGACTCAAGCCGGACCTGACGCTGGACCCCGCCGTGGTGCGCAGCCAGGCCCAGTATCAGGCGATCGTGCGGGACGTGACCGGCAAAGGCTTCTCGATCCTGCCCACCGCCGACGGCGGCGGACAGGTGCTCGGCGAAGCGGGCCAGTTGACCGTCTCCACGGCCGAGGGCGTCGCCTACGACCTGGACTTCGGCGAACTGTTCACCGGCAACTCCTACGACTTCGCCGTCGGCGACGCCGGCGAGGGCTACAAGACGCTCGAAGCGAAGCCGGACGCCGCCGCCGCCGAGGGCGACGCCGGGGAAGGCGACGCTGGGGAGGAGGAGGCCGAGGAGGACGCCCGCGGGCGTTACCTGTTCGTCACGGCCCGCGTCGACGCCGCGGCTCTCGGCGAGCCCCCCGTCGAACCGCAGGCCCCGGCGGAGGAGTCGGAAACCGACGAGCAGCCCGCCGACGAGCCGCCCGCGGAAGACGCCGAGGCGTCCGAGGGCGAGGCCGAAGGCGAACCCGATGCGGCTCAGGCCCAGTATGAACAGGACCTCGCCGCCTACCGTACGGAGAAGGCGGCGTACGACCGCAAGCTCGCCGCCGCCGCGGAGCGGGTCGAGGAGCTGAACCGCCGCTACGGCGACTGGTACTACGTCGTGGACGCGGCGGACGTGGCGGAGCTCTCCCTCCGCCCCGCGGCCCTGCTGACCGATGCCCCCCCCGCCCTGCCCGCCGACGGCGCCGCGGGGGAGGCCCCGCCGCCGGGTTCCTCGCCGATCGAAGCGCCGGGCAATCTGCAGGACCTCATCAACGGCCTCTCCCCCGGCATGGGCGAGGGCTCCCCCGCCCCGGGCTCGGAACCGGCCGCCGACCCGGCGGCGGAGGCGACGGGCGAAGAGCCCGCAATGACGGGGGACGCCGCGGAGGCTCCGAACCCGCCCGCTCCGGCTGAAGCCGCGCCCGCTCCGCTGCCGAAACCGACGGCTCCCGCCGACGCGGAATCCGGGAACGCCGGGGCCGAGAACCCCGACGCCGCACGGTCGCCCGTCACCGCGCCGCGGCCGGACCGCCCAACCGCCCCGCAGGCCGAACCGCCGCCGGGCAATCCGAAAGACACGCCCGACTCCGCCGACGGGGCGAGCGAAGCGGAACAGGCGGGTGAAAGCGGTTCACCGGAAGACGCCGATGACGCGGATTCCCCGGCCGAGGGCGGGACGGACGGGGATGAATAATCGGGCGCACGGCAGATAACTCCGGTCGCCCGGCCGATGGGGAGGTCCCCGAGCCGGCCGCGTCGGGGTGCGGAGGTCGAAGCGTGGGAATGACGCTCGCCCCCCGTTCCCCCGAGCATTGGAGCCCCGCCGTGACCCCCTTCGCCCCCGCCGCCCTCCTCCTCACCGCGTTCGTCCCGCCGACCGCAGTTCAGACTGCCGTCGTTCCGCCCGCACCGACCCCTGTGGGCCGGGTCGCGATCTCGTCGCCGGCCCCCGCGGCGACCGCCCTCCCCGTCGTGAAGGCGACGCCGGCGACCACGTCCGCGTCTGCGACCCCCGCCGTCAGCGCGGTCCGCGTCGTCCGCACGCCGGCCGCCGAACCGGTCTGGCGGACGGACCTCACCGCCGCCTTCGCCGAGGCCGGGCAGACCGGCAAGCCGGTGCTCGTGCTGTTCGGGGCGGAGTGGTGCCACTACTGCCACAAGCAGGACGATGAAACGCTGGCCGACGCCGGTGTGAAGAAGGCC
Coding sequences within:
- a CDS encoding DUF4340 domain-containing protein yields the protein MTETARTAAFAAVAAVAVAFAAILSWPGPTPETAGFEQVGTPFFTAFETNAGDSAGNLSKIGRFTITAFDADTGAIQDFRIRRDEETGLYGIAPYDYPAEAAEQLAEIASALGSVERTALQSRRASDWADLGVVDPASEDVAQLEGRGLRIEVLGDDGNTLADLIVGKAVEGRDGYFYVREPRDDSTYIVQLANLDLSASFVDWIDPKALEDVEPAELRRITVPDETVDPQSGELVSGDPLVLSRDGSAGDWTAADPPAGKSVDQAKVNQIASAASGLMIVGVRPKPAGLKPDLTLDPAVVRSQAQYQAIVRDVTGKGFSILPTADGGGQVLGEAGQLTVSTAEGVAYDLDFGELFTGNSYDFAVGDAGEGYKTLEAKPDAAAAEGDAGEGDAGEEEAEEDARGRYLFVTARVDAAALGEPPVEPQAPAEESETDEQPADEPPAEDAEASEGEAEGEPDAAQAQYEQDLAAYRTEKAAYDRKLAAAAERVEELNRRYGDWYYVVDAADVAELSLRPAALLTDAPPALPADGAAGEAPPPGSSPIEAPGNLQDLINGLSPGMGEGSPAPGSEPAADPAAEATGEEPAMTGDAAEAPNPPAPAEAAPAPLPKPTAPADAESGNAGAENPDAARSPVTAPRPDRPTAPQAEPPPGNPKDTPDSADGASEAEQAGESGSPEDADDADSPAEGGTDGDE
- a CDS encoding thioredoxin family protein; the protein is MTLAPRSPEHWSPAVTPFAPAALLLTAFVPPTAVQTAVVPPAPTPVGRVAISSPAPAATALPVVKATPATTSASATPAVSAVRVVRTPAAEPVWRTDLTAAFAEAGQTGKPVLVLFGAEWCHYCHKQDDETLADAGVKKALAEGFIPVRLDVDEHRRVSEILQVDTLPQAVMLSPKADLLGRTKGYHTASQFKTALTQANAKHAAAMASRVAAAPAESATY